In Cicer arietinum cultivar CDC Frontier isolate Library 1 chromosome 1, Cicar.CDCFrontier_v2.0, whole genome shotgun sequence, one DNA window encodes the following:
- the LOC101508160 gene encoding probable protein phosphatase 2C 35 isoform X2, with product MGCVHGKCCSRYPPPSIGGSRDYRENGPYSAQRKHILTQRSLHIVVVPSHNFTLEYSVLTQRGYYPDSPDKENQDCYCVKTQLQGNSSVHFFGVFDGHGDFGGMCSNFVKNKLVEKLSNDPALLEDPVKAYNSAFLATNDDLHKNEIDDSMSGTTAITVLVIGDTLYVANVGDSRAVVAVKDGNRIVAEDLSSDQTPFRRDEYERVKLCGARVLSVDQVEGHKDPDIQSWGDEESQGDDPPRLWVQNGMVPGAAFTRSVGDSLGESIGVIAVPEVLTVQLTPNHLFFVVASDGVFEFLSSQTVVDMAASYSDPRDACAAIAGESYKLWLEHEGRTDDITIIIVQIKGLSNSGTSNYGSGEINVSTVTRVKKGRGTSGISATTGLDVHHAVRSGFSDPLSSQHVVSSRSQAIVVPSPTCQRPVEL from the exons ATGGGTTGTGTTCATGGAAAGTGTTGTAGCCGTTACCCTCCACCATCAATAGGTGGTTCTAGGGATTATAGAGAAAATGGCCCTTATTCTGCACAGAGGAAGCACATACTCACTCAGAGATCACTGCACATTGTTGTTGTTCCTTCACACAACTTCACTTTGGAATATTCTGTTCTAACTCAGAGAGGTTACTACCCTGATTCACCTGATAAAGAAAACCAAGACTGTTACTGTGTTAAAACACAATTGCAAGGTAATTCAAGTGTTCATTTCTTTGGTGTTTTTGATGGACATGGTGACTTTGGTGGAATGTGTTCCAATTTTGTTAAGAATAAGTTGGTTGAAAAATTGTCAAATGATCCTGCATTGTTAGAGGACCCTGTTAAGGCTTATAATTCAGCATTTTTAGCTACAAATGATGACTTGCATAAGAATGAAATTGATGATTCTATGAGCGGAACTACTGCGATTACCGTGCTTGTGATAGGGGATACACTTTATGTTGCTAATGTTGGCGATTCAAGGGCCGTGGTAGCTGTTAAGGATGGTAATAGAATTGTTGCTGAGGATTTGTCCTCTGATCAGACACCATTTAGGAGAGATGAATATGAGAGAGTTAAGCTTTGTGGTGCTAGGGTGTTGAGTGTTGATCAGGTTGAAGGGCATAAGGATCCGGATATTCAGAGTTGGGGTGATGAAGAGAGTCAGGGCGATGATCCTCCTCGGTTATGGGTTCAGAATGGAATGGTTCCTGGTGCTGCTTTTACAAGGAGTGTAGGGGATAGTTTGGGAGAGAGTATTGGTGTTATTGCTGTTCCGGAGGTGTTAACTGTGCAGCTTACCCCGAATCATCTTTTCTTTGTTGTTGCAAGTGATGGTGTGTTTGAGTTCCTATCAAGCCAAACTGTTGTTGATATG GCAGCAAGTTATTCAGATCCCCGTGATGCATGTGCTGCCATTGCTGGAGAGTCTTATAAATTATGGTTGGAACATGAGGGTCGAACCGATGATATAACAATTATCATTGTTCAGATCAAAGGCCTGTCTAAT TCAGGTACATCCAACTATGGATCAGGAGAGATCAATGTCAGTACTGTAACGAGGGTCAAAAAGGGAAGGGGAACTTCTGGTATATCAGCTACCACTGGTTTAGATGTTCATCATGCCGTGAGGAGTGGTTTCTCCGATCCGCTGTCCAGTCAGCATGTGGTTTCATCGAGAAGCCAAGCCATAGTAGTTCCCTCTCCCACATGTCAAAGACCAGTTGAATTG TGA
- the LOC101508160 gene encoding probable protein phosphatase 2C 35 isoform X1: MGCVHGKCCSRYPPPSIGGSRDYRENGPYSAQRKHILTQRSLHIVVVPSHNFTLEYSVLTQRGYYPDSPDKENQDCYCVKTQLQGNSSVHFFGVFDGHGDFGGMCSNFVKNKLVEKLSNDPALLEDPVKAYNSAFLATNDDLHKNEIDDSMSGTTAITVLVIGDTLYVANVGDSRAVVAVKDGNRIVAEDLSSDQTPFRRDEYERVKLCGARVLSVDQVEGHKDPDIQSWGDEESQGDDPPRLWVQNGMVPGAAFTRSVGDSLGESIGVIAVPEVLTVQLTPNHLFFVVASDGVFEFLSSQTVVDMAASYSDPRDACAAIAGESYKLWLEHEGRTDDITIIIVQIKGLSNSGTSNYGSGEINVSTVTRVKKGRGTSGISATTGLDVHHAVRSGFSDPLSSQHVVSSRSQAIVVPSPTCQRPVELV; this comes from the exons ATGGGTTGTGTTCATGGAAAGTGTTGTAGCCGTTACCCTCCACCATCAATAGGTGGTTCTAGGGATTATAGAGAAAATGGCCCTTATTCTGCACAGAGGAAGCACATACTCACTCAGAGATCACTGCACATTGTTGTTGTTCCTTCACACAACTTCACTTTGGAATATTCTGTTCTAACTCAGAGAGGTTACTACCCTGATTCACCTGATAAAGAAAACCAAGACTGTTACTGTGTTAAAACACAATTGCAAGGTAATTCAAGTGTTCATTTCTTTGGTGTTTTTGATGGACATGGTGACTTTGGTGGAATGTGTTCCAATTTTGTTAAGAATAAGTTGGTTGAAAAATTGTCAAATGATCCTGCATTGTTAGAGGACCCTGTTAAGGCTTATAATTCAGCATTTTTAGCTACAAATGATGACTTGCATAAGAATGAAATTGATGATTCTATGAGCGGAACTACTGCGATTACCGTGCTTGTGATAGGGGATACACTTTATGTTGCTAATGTTGGCGATTCAAGGGCCGTGGTAGCTGTTAAGGATGGTAATAGAATTGTTGCTGAGGATTTGTCCTCTGATCAGACACCATTTAGGAGAGATGAATATGAGAGAGTTAAGCTTTGTGGTGCTAGGGTGTTGAGTGTTGATCAGGTTGAAGGGCATAAGGATCCGGATATTCAGAGTTGGGGTGATGAAGAGAGTCAGGGCGATGATCCTCCTCGGTTATGGGTTCAGAATGGAATGGTTCCTGGTGCTGCTTTTACAAGGAGTGTAGGGGATAGTTTGGGAGAGAGTATTGGTGTTATTGCTGTTCCGGAGGTGTTAACTGTGCAGCTTACCCCGAATCATCTTTTCTTTGTTGTTGCAAGTGATGGTGTGTTTGAGTTCCTATCAAGCCAAACTGTTGTTGATATG GCAGCAAGTTATTCAGATCCCCGTGATGCATGTGCTGCCATTGCTGGAGAGTCTTATAAATTATGGTTGGAACATGAGGGTCGAACCGATGATATAACAATTATCATTGTTCAGATCAAAGGCCTGTCTAAT TCAGGTACATCCAACTATGGATCAGGAGAGATCAATGTCAGTACTGTAACGAGGGTCAAAAAGGGAAGGGGAACTTCTGGTATATCAGCTACCACTGGTTTAGATGTTCATCATGCCGTGAGGAGTGGTTTCTCCGATCCGCTGTCCAGTCAGCATGTGGTTTCATCGAGAAGCCAAGCCATAGTAGTTCCCTCTCCCACATGTCAAAGACCAGTTGAATTGGTATAG
- the LOC101508160 gene encoding probable protein phosphatase 2C 35 isoform X3: MGCVHGKCCSRYPPPSIGGSRDYRENGPYSAQRKHILTQRSLHIVVVPSHNFTLEYSVLTQRGYYPDSPDKENQDCYCVKTQLQGNSSVHFFGVFDGHGDFGGMCSNFVKNKLVEKLSNDPALLEDPVKAYNSAFLATNDDLHKNEIDDSMSGTTAITVLVIGDTLYVANVGDSRAVVAVKDGNRIVAEDLSSDQTPFRRDEYERVKLCGARVLSVDQVEGHKDPDIQSWGDEESQGDDPPRLWVQNGMVPGAAFTRSVGDSLGESIGVIAVPEVLTVQLTPNHLFFVVASDGVFEFLSSQTVVDMAASYSDPRDACAAIAGESYKLWLEHEGRTDDITIIIVQIKGLSNVHPTMDQERSMSVL; encoded by the exons ATGGGTTGTGTTCATGGAAAGTGTTGTAGCCGTTACCCTCCACCATCAATAGGTGGTTCTAGGGATTATAGAGAAAATGGCCCTTATTCTGCACAGAGGAAGCACATACTCACTCAGAGATCACTGCACATTGTTGTTGTTCCTTCACACAACTTCACTTTGGAATATTCTGTTCTAACTCAGAGAGGTTACTACCCTGATTCACCTGATAAAGAAAACCAAGACTGTTACTGTGTTAAAACACAATTGCAAGGTAATTCAAGTGTTCATTTCTTTGGTGTTTTTGATGGACATGGTGACTTTGGTGGAATGTGTTCCAATTTTGTTAAGAATAAGTTGGTTGAAAAATTGTCAAATGATCCTGCATTGTTAGAGGACCCTGTTAAGGCTTATAATTCAGCATTTTTAGCTACAAATGATGACTTGCATAAGAATGAAATTGATGATTCTATGAGCGGAACTACTGCGATTACCGTGCTTGTGATAGGGGATACACTTTATGTTGCTAATGTTGGCGATTCAAGGGCCGTGGTAGCTGTTAAGGATGGTAATAGAATTGTTGCTGAGGATTTGTCCTCTGATCAGACACCATTTAGGAGAGATGAATATGAGAGAGTTAAGCTTTGTGGTGCTAGGGTGTTGAGTGTTGATCAGGTTGAAGGGCATAAGGATCCGGATATTCAGAGTTGGGGTGATGAAGAGAGTCAGGGCGATGATCCTCCTCGGTTATGGGTTCAGAATGGAATGGTTCCTGGTGCTGCTTTTACAAGGAGTGTAGGGGATAGTTTGGGAGAGAGTATTGGTGTTATTGCTGTTCCGGAGGTGTTAACTGTGCAGCTTACCCCGAATCATCTTTTCTTTGTTGTTGCAAGTGATGGTGTGTTTGAGTTCCTATCAAGCCAAACTGTTGTTGATATG GCAGCAAGTTATTCAGATCCCCGTGATGCATGTGCTGCCATTGCTGGAGAGTCTTATAAATTATGGTTGGAACATGAGGGTCGAACCGATGATATAACAATTATCATTGTTCAGATCAAAGGCCTGTCTAAT GTACATCCAACTATGGATCAGGAGAGATCAATGTCAGTACTGTAA